In Nitrospiraceae bacterium, the following are encoded in one genomic region:
- a CDS encoding TetR/AcrR family transcriptional regulator: MPLSPKRIAGPVRKAKIIQSAAALFARKGFNGTKTREIAHRAGVSEALIFKHFPSKEDLYAAILAEESPVPGLLSKVKRLAEQHKDVEVFSVIARTVVGGAPDSDLMRLILFSALENHEMSDMFFHNHIRVFYDFLAGYIQQRIHDGAFQPVQPLIAARAFMGMLIYHRLLTVLFQAQLPQTAEDISRTFVSLMMNGLKLPSPKGPVRRSGQTHTPRTRTARKL; the protein is encoded by the coding sequence ATGCCACTATCACCGAAACGAATAGCCGGTCCGGTCCGGAAGGCCAAAATTATTCAATCGGCGGCCGCCTTATTTGCCAGGAAAGGGTTTAACGGGACCAAGACCCGGGAGATCGCCCACAGGGCAGGAGTCAGCGAAGCCCTGATTTTTAAACATTTTCCCAGTAAAGAGGATTTGTATGCGGCCATTCTTGCGGAGGAATCGCCTGTGCCGGGATTACTCTCCAAAGTAAAAAGGCTCGCTGAACAACACAAGGATGTTGAGGTGTTTTCCGTCATTGCCCGGACGGTGGTCGGAGGGGCTCCGGATTCCGATTTGATGAGGCTGATTTTGTTCAGCGCACTCGAAAACCATGAGATGTCGGATATGTTTTTCCACAATCACATCCGCGTGTTTTACGATTTTTTGGCCGGCTACATTCAACAGCGCATACATGATGGAGCTTTTCAGCCGGTTCAGCCCCTCATCGCTGCACGCGCTTTTATGGGCATGCTGATCTATCATCGGTTGTTGACGGTCTTATTTCAGGCCCAACTGCCTCAGACTGCCGAAGATATTTCGCGGACCTTTGTGAGCCTCATGATGAACGGACTCAAACTCCCTTCACCAAAGGGACCGGTACGGAGGTCGGGTCAGACACATACACCTCGGACGCGGACGGCACGGAAGCTATGA
- the lon gene encoding endopeptidase La yields the protein MDTPPAAENTLIISLPLVPVKRTVLFPDTLVPFTIGRPRSIAAVEAAMNSEDKALVFATQRDSEKEEPEFDDLYRIGTKAVIKQMGKTPDGHLQVLAQGIERVVLLKKEQDEPHMIVRSRQLALALESDLELEALHRELVELIGQLPELLTTQGVVELVAVLRAEKNPLSVAYRLVSLLNLNVERLQGLLEQSDAKEVLRQVYGALAHELHILKIRHEIASQAQAEIGKSQREYFLRQQLKEIQQELGDLETQPEDGEIGELKARIEKADLPEVVKTEATRELKRLVKLPPASPDHQVIRSYLELVLELPWNTLTEDHLDLTHVRTILDEDHYGIQDVKERILEHLAVLKLNPSAKAPILCLVGPPGVGKTSLGQSIARALERKFERLSLGGLHDEAELRGHRRTYVGAMPGRLIQALRRAGAKNPILMLDEVDKVGQDFRGDPASALLEILDPEQNHTFRDNYLDLPFDLSKVMFITTANSLDTISRPLLDRMEIIRLGGYSHQEKLEIANRYLWPRRLKEAGLESKPLTLEEQVIPHIIKRYTREAGVRQLEQMLGRLTRKVALKLAEHPPDQPEEPLTITQVDLPEWLGIERFMPEEARKTLPLGVATGMAWTETGGDVLYVESALLPGGSDLTITGHIGDVMQESAQAARSYLWSRAETLGLDIAVFKQSGMHIHVPEGAIPKDGPSAGVTMASALASLLLKIPVRKDTAMTGEIGLTGLVLPVGGIKEKILAAHRVGLRRIVLPKANEKDLKDVPDTVRSELSVVFVETIEEALQAVLVKTPDIREREKNPPDTQTAGREQKPVMGSH from the coding sequence ATGGATACTCCCCCAGCTGCCGAGAATACACTCATCATTTCCCTTCCGCTCGTCCCTGTTAAACGAACGGTCTTGTTTCCCGATACCCTTGTTCCCTTCACCATAGGCCGACCCCGCTCGATCGCAGCGGTGGAAGCAGCGATGAACTCGGAAGACAAAGCCTTGGTGTTCGCTACCCAGCGTGACTCAGAAAAGGAGGAACCCGAATTCGATGACCTGTATCGCATCGGTACAAAAGCCGTCATCAAACAAATGGGCAAAACTCCGGACGGCCATCTTCAGGTTCTCGCACAGGGGATTGAACGCGTCGTCTTACTGAAGAAGGAACAAGACGAACCCCATATGATCGTTCGCTCCCGGCAACTTGCTCTTGCGCTTGAATCCGACCTGGAGCTGGAAGCCCTGCATCGTGAACTGGTTGAACTCATTGGCCAGTTACCGGAGCTATTGACGACCCAGGGCGTGGTGGAATTGGTGGCGGTGCTTCGAGCTGAAAAAAATCCCCTTTCAGTGGCGTATCGGCTCGTGTCCCTCCTCAACCTCAATGTGGAACGATTGCAGGGACTTCTGGAGCAATCCGATGCCAAGGAAGTCCTCCGCCAGGTGTATGGGGCATTGGCCCATGAGCTCCATATCCTCAAAATTCGCCATGAAATCGCGAGCCAGGCCCAAGCAGAAATTGGAAAATCCCAACGGGAATATTTCCTCCGCCAACAGTTAAAAGAAATTCAACAGGAACTGGGAGACCTGGAAACCCAACCCGAAGACGGCGAGATAGGAGAATTAAAAGCCCGAATCGAGAAGGCCGACCTTCCCGAGGTCGTAAAAACTGAAGCCACCAGAGAACTGAAGCGTCTGGTCAAGCTGCCTCCTGCCTCCCCGGATCATCAAGTCATTCGGAGCTATCTGGAATTGGTTCTGGAATTACCGTGGAACACCCTCACAGAAGACCACCTGGATCTGACTCATGTTCGAACGATATTAGATGAAGATCATTACGGCATTCAGGATGTCAAAGAACGCATCCTTGAGCATCTGGCCGTGTTGAAGTTGAATCCTTCTGCGAAGGCTCCCATCCTGTGCCTGGTGGGACCTCCGGGTGTGGGAAAAACCAGCTTGGGGCAATCCATTGCCCGCGCCCTGGAAAGAAAATTTGAACGCCTGAGTTTAGGGGGACTCCATGACGAAGCCGAATTGCGTGGGCATCGCCGCACCTATGTTGGCGCGATGCCGGGCCGTCTGATTCAGGCTCTTCGACGTGCCGGAGCCAAAAATCCGATTCTGATGCTGGATGAGGTCGATAAGGTCGGGCAGGATTTCCGGGGAGATCCCGCGTCAGCCTTGTTAGAAATTCTTGACCCGGAACAAAATCATACCTTCCGCGATAATTACTTAGATTTGCCCTTTGACCTCTCTAAAGTGATGTTCATCACCACAGCCAATTCCCTGGACACCATCTCCCGTCCTCTCCTGGATCGGATGGAAATCATACGTCTGGGAGGCTACAGCCATCAGGAAAAGCTGGAAATTGCCAATCGCTATTTGTGGCCTCGTCGCCTAAAGGAAGCCGGCCTGGAATCCAAACCTCTAACGTTAGAGGAACAGGTGATTCCCCATATCATCAAAAGATATACCCGTGAAGCCGGCGTTCGCCAATTGGAGCAGATGTTGGGACGGTTGACTCGCAAAGTGGCCCTGAAGCTGGCGGAACATCCGCCGGACCAGCCGGAAGAACCGCTCACGATCACCCAAGTAGATCTTCCGGAATGGTTGGGCATCGAACGATTTATGCCGGAGGAAGCCAGAAAGACATTACCCTTGGGAGTAGCGACGGGAATGGCCTGGACAGAAACCGGCGGGGATGTCCTCTATGTAGAAAGTGCCCTTCTCCCGGGAGGGAGCGACCTTACCATTACAGGCCACATTGGGGATGTTATGCAGGAATCAGCCCAAGCGGCTCGCAGCTATCTCTGGTCGCGTGCCGAAACGCTGGGCCTGGATATCGCGGTGTTTAAGCAGAGCGGAATGCATATTCATGTGCCGGAGGGTGCCATTCCCAAAGATGGGCCATCCGCCGGTGTGACCATGGCCAGTGCTCTGGCTTCCCTCTTACTGAAAATCCCGGTTAGGAAGGATACGGCGATGACCGGGGAAATCGGGTTAACCGGCTTGGTCCTGCCTGTGGGCGGGATTAAAGAAAAAATTCTGGCGGCACACAGGGTCGGGTTGCGTCGCATTGTCCTTCCCAAAGCCAACGAAAAAGATCTGAAAGATGTGCCTGACACTGTGCGATCTGAATTGTCCGTTGTTTTCGTGGAAACGATTGAAGAGGCCTTACAGGCTGTCCTGGTCAAAACGCCGGACATTCGTGAGAGAGAAAAGAACCCTCCTGACACCCAGACTGCCGGAAGAGAGCAGAAACCCGTCATGGGCAGTCACTAA
- a CDS encoding DUF898 domain-containing protein: MTTHQPDSSAERRSDLASWGQDQRDQPRALHGIPPSGPDTVSADSDLFPIHHPIFWGRGRTLFGIFIVNTFFTLLTLGLYSFWGRVRIRQFLCSQTSFARTRFSYHGTPQELLKGWSKAFVVFGLPYAFLSLTPLIWNQIPAWIPNALAGTMALCFIPVAVVGSHRYRLSRTSLGTIRFSFRGHVKNYTKIWVLGSVMTLLTAGIYYPFFENARRKFLVAHTYFGNRPFTYSGTGSGLMRIYVTTLAFIMIILFTLIGISAGPDGLSILAQWSSDGWRDLFLNSLFLTGLLTLLLPWFYLQVAKQRYQWNHSDFGDAHFHFAASTWNLMELRMTNFLMLILTFGLAWPWVQVRNLQFLYYHLSLQGPLDFQRIKQEALDASPTGEELAGYFDAGFDLG; this comes from the coding sequence TTGACCACTCATCAACCAGACTCATCAGCTGAACGCCGTTCTGATTTGGCCTCTTGGGGCCAGGATCAGAGAGACCAGCCCCGGGCTCTTCACGGAATACCCCCTTCCGGCCCGGACACCGTGTCGGCCGATTCCGATTTGTTCCCCATCCACCATCCCATTTTTTGGGGGCGTGGGCGAACGCTTTTTGGCATTTTCATTGTCAATACCTTTTTCACATTACTGACACTTGGCCTGTATTCTTTTTGGGGGAGAGTGCGTATTCGCCAATTTTTGTGCAGTCAGACCAGCTTTGCCCGCACTCGCTTTTCCTATCATGGAACTCCTCAGGAATTACTGAAGGGCTGGTCCAAAGCGTTTGTGGTCTTCGGTCTTCCCTATGCGTTTCTCAGTCTCACCCCCCTCATATGGAACCAGATTCCGGCTTGGATTCCCAATGCGCTTGCAGGGACCATGGCCTTGTGCTTCATTCCAGTCGCCGTGGTCGGATCGCATCGTTATCGGTTGAGTCGAACCTCGTTGGGAACGATTCGTTTCTCCTTCCGGGGACACGTGAAAAATTATACCAAAATATGGGTTTTGGGAAGCGTAATGACCTTGTTGACCGCCGGGATCTATTACCCGTTTTTCGAAAATGCCAGACGAAAATTTCTCGTCGCTCACACCTACTTTGGTAATCGCCCATTCACCTATTCCGGAACGGGAAGCGGGCTCATGAGGATCTATGTCACAACCCTCGCCTTCATCATGATAATTTTGTTCACCCTTATCGGGATTAGCGCCGGACCTGACGGTTTGTCCATCCTCGCCCAATGGTCATCCGATGGTTGGCGAGACCTTTTTTTGAATTCCCTATTCCTCACCGGATTGCTCACGCTGCTACTCCCGTGGTTTTACCTGCAGGTAGCCAAACAACGGTACCAATGGAATCATTCAGATTTTGGAGACGCACATTTTCATTTTGCCGCCTCCACCTGGAATCTCATGGAGTTGCGGATGACGAACTTTCTCATGCTCATTCTCACGTTTGGATTAGCCTGGCCGTGGGTCCAGGTCCGGAATCTCCAATTTCTCTATTATCATCTGAGCCTTCAAGGCCCGTTAGATTTTCAACGCATCAAACAGGAAGCCCTGGATGCGTCACCCACCGGAGAAGAGCTTGCGGGATACTTTGACGCCGGTTTTGATTTAGGCTAA
- a CDS encoding M48 family metallopeptidase, with protein MAYPTEWKGSYYDGQSVVPQFVTITVTGAGLTLHFADHTTTTWNYHELRQTQGRYSGEEVRFERGTGIGETLVIPSPKILLAIHEHGGSHASHFHHPRTRHTRVYWTVLAALASIPIVYGIFTWGIPSLAQPITAAIPLSWEIQLGQFVQQEVTAGKPVCHNPKLVHAIDSILTALTGSIDHLPYQFQVTVVDSPIVNAMAAPGGYVMVFRGLLQDTASPEELAGVLAHEIQHVLLRHTMHLIVRHVSMAFVIAALSGDASGMVTYALQAAQTLQTLSYSREAEDQADEQGFRLLQQSGINPDGMITFFAKLGKEQPANDVLRYLSTHPATQDRLAHLKSLLPPASMTYRAFPFHAEWSEINTYCK; from the coding sequence ATGGCATACCCCACGGAATGGAAAGGGTCCTATTATGACGGGCAATCGGTAGTTCCCCAGTTTGTAACCATTACCGTGACAGGTGCCGGCCTGACCCTTCACTTTGCTGACCACACAACCACGACATGGAACTACCATGAACTTCGACAGACCCAGGGGCGCTATTCCGGAGAAGAAGTACGATTCGAGCGGGGGACAGGAATCGGCGAAACCCTGGTCATCCCCAGCCCCAAAATTCTGCTGGCGATTCATGAGCATGGCGGATCGCACGCCAGTCATTTCCATCATCCCCGCACACGACACACTCGTGTGTATTGGACGGTGCTGGCCGCGCTCGCCAGCATCCCCATCGTGTATGGCATTTTCACCTGGGGTATTCCCTCGTTGGCTCAGCCAATCACCGCCGCCATTCCGCTTTCTTGGGAAATTCAGTTGGGCCAATTTGTTCAACAGGAAGTCACAGCCGGGAAACCGGTCTGCCACAACCCGAAACTGGTCCACGCGATCGACTCGATATTGACGGCTCTGACCGGTTCCATCGACCACCTTCCTTATCAATTTCAGGTGACCGTGGTGGATAGCCCCATCGTCAACGCCATGGCAGCTCCCGGCGGATATGTCATGGTCTTTCGTGGGCTCCTCCAAGACACCGCCTCACCCGAAGAACTCGCGGGAGTGTTGGCTCATGAAATTCAACACGTGCTGCTTCGACACACCATGCACCTTATCGTGCGACATGTGTCGATGGCTTTCGTCATCGCCGCCCTCAGCGGGGATGCCAGCGGCATGGTGACGTATGCACTCCAAGCCGCCCAAACTCTTCAGACCCTGTCCTACAGCCGGGAGGCGGAAGACCAAGCCGATGAACAGGGATTCCGGTTATTACAACAATCCGGGATTAATCCCGATGGGATGATCACCTTTTTCGCTAAACTTGGGAAAGAACAACCTGCAAACGACGTTCTTCGCTATCTTTCAACCCATCCAGCAACCCAAGACCGCCTGGCACACCTGAAGTCCTTGCTGCCGCCAGCCTCCATGACCTACCGTGCCTTCCCGTTTCACGCTGAGTGGTCTGAGATCAACACATACTGCAAGTGA
- a CDS encoding CPBP family intramembrane metalloprotease: MSWMSYVIWQVRRDPTRWKGWGFRTDNLLEAFLWPSVLLAVLGLAMASYGIVAGRELWQGHMLLLLFLYPLWGILQQFLVQALGVDNLMKIFPQHGLWLAMPIGVILFALVHYPDWWLMLATGLMACIFIPFYVRDRNLWPLGLYHGWLGTFFYLWVLGRDPWVTVFGR, translated from the coding sequence ATGAGTTGGATGAGCTATGTGATCTGGCAGGTCCGGCGAGATCCGACGAGGTGGAAAGGGTGGGGATTTCGCACCGACAATCTTCTAGAGGCCTTTTTGTGGCCATCCGTGTTATTGGCCGTGTTGGGATTAGCCATGGCCTCGTATGGAATAGTGGCCGGTCGAGAGCTCTGGCAAGGCCATATGCTGTTGCTGTTGTTCCTGTATCCTTTGTGGGGAATTCTCCAACAGTTTCTTGTGCAGGCGTTGGGTGTCGATAATCTCATGAAAATCTTTCCTCAGCATGGCCTGTGGCTGGCCATGCCTATTGGGGTGATTTTGTTTGCCCTGGTCCATTATCCCGACTGGTGGCTGATGCTAGCCACCGGCCTTATGGCCTGCATTTTTATTCCGTTCTATGTCCGTGATCGAAATCTTTGGCCGCTGGGGCTCTATCATGGCTGGCTGGGAACATTTTTTTATCTCTGGGTTCTTGGCCGTGATCCCTGGGTAACTGTTTTTGGAAGATAG
- a CDS encoding PAS domain-containing protein has translation MSRERWSKAMWEEFLSRIFSGDHVSFIPHKIFRWDKNGIYQDCFFPVPCPHLLGGEHLLGRTINEVLPKDSARSLKKALTKTLKTQRPQDVQLVFPTLGKTVVAVVRLFPYESEALGFVTDHFLDGCPVISVSPQDPSLAYLKSSSTYTL, from the coding sequence ATGTCCAGGGAGCGTTGGTCAAAGGCTATGTGGGAAGAATTTTTGAGCAGGATTTTTTCAGGGGATCATGTCTCGTTTATTCCCCATAAAATCTTTCGCTGGGATAAAAATGGAATCTATCAGGATTGTTTTTTCCCTGTTCCCTGTCCACACCTTCTAGGTGGAGAGCATCTGCTTGGACGGACCATCAATGAGGTCTTACCGAAAGATTCAGCCAGAAGTTTGAAAAAAGCTCTGACCAAAACGCTGAAAACCCAACGGCCGCAAGATGTTCAATTGGTTTTTCCTACCCTGGGGAAGACAGTTGTCGCGGTTGTCCGGTTATTTCCTTATGAGTCTGAGGCATTGGGCTTCGTGACAGATCATTTCCTGGATGGTTGTCCCGTCATCTCGGTTTCCCCGCAGGATCCCTCCTTGGCCTATCTGAAAAGCTCTTCGACGTATACCCTGTAA
- a CDS encoding type III PLP-dependent enzyme, with protein sequence MSKADCRGLTPKLEQFLAGRPETPFLALDLEHVRNKYLELQGEFPYAAIHYAVKANPAPEIIQLLATLGSRFDIASRYELDLCLSLGVPATWLSYGNTVKKEVDIAYAFGCGVRLFAFDSVAELEKLSRQAPGAGVQCRVLSQGKHADWPLSRKFGCDLAMAYDLLLTSRHLGLNPLGVTFHVGSQQTDPQQWVKPLQEAAELYCQLRSQGLELEWINIGGGLPATYHTILRPFSDYAQTIQQALRQSFGVTPPQLMIEPGRFLVADAGVIQSEVILVAHKSREDVRRWVYLDIGKFGGLAETMDECIKYRLRTLREGPTGPVILAGPTCDSADVLYEKTSYELPLNLDIGDRIEILSAGAYTSSYASVGFNGFPPLRTYCL encoded by the coding sequence TTGTCAAAGGCTGACTGTCGCGGGCTAACCCCAAAACTCGAGCAGTTCCTGGCTGGTCGTCCTGAGACACCGTTTTTGGCCCTTGATCTTGAGCACGTCCGAAATAAGTATCTTGAGCTTCAAGGAGAATTTCCTTATGCAGCGATTCATTATGCGGTGAAAGCCAATCCCGCCCCGGAAATTATTCAACTGTTAGCCACGTTGGGCTCACGCTTTGATATTGCAAGCCGGTATGAACTGGATTTGTGTTTGTCTCTCGGGGTCCCGGCCACCTGGCTGTCGTATGGCAACACGGTTAAAAAAGAGGTGGATATTGCGTATGCCTTTGGCTGCGGAGTGAGGCTCTTTGCCTTTGACAGTGTGGCCGAACTCGAAAAATTGAGTCGACAGGCTCCTGGCGCGGGAGTGCAATGTCGAGTCCTAAGCCAAGGGAAACACGCGGATTGGCCTCTTTCTAGAAAATTCGGTTGTGACCTGGCCATGGCGTATGATTTGCTCCTCACCAGTCGTCACCTCGGGTTAAATCCCTTGGGAGTGACGTTCCATGTGGGGTCTCAACAAACCGATCCGCAGCAATGGGTCAAGCCTCTTCAGGAGGCTGCGGAACTGTACTGCCAATTAAGGAGCCAGGGTCTTGAGTTGGAATGGATTAATATTGGCGGAGGACTTCCGGCTACCTACCATACGATCCTTCGGCCATTTTCCGATTACGCCCAAACCATTCAACAGGCTCTACGGCAATCATTTGGTGTCACGCCTCCTCAACTGATGATTGAGCCCGGTCGATTTCTGGTGGCGGATGCGGGAGTCATCCAGAGCGAAGTCATCCTGGTGGCTCACAAATCCCGCGAAGATGTTCGGCGATGGGTATATCTCGATATTGGTAAGTTTGGCGGTTTGGCTGAAACGATGGATGAATGTATTAAGTACCGCCTGCGCACCCTCCGTGAGGGTCCAACGGGACCGGTGATTTTGGCGGGTCCTACTTGCGACAGCGCGGACGTGTTATATGAAAAAACCTCCTATGAGTTGCCCCTGAATTTGGATATCGGAGATCGAATCGAAATTTTAAGTGCCGGTGCCTATACCAGCAGTTATGCGTCTGTGGGGTTTAATGGATTTCCTCCCTTGCGGACCTACTGCCTCTAA
- a CDS encoding hydantoinase B/oxoprolinase family protein: MDDPIRTEMMKHRLVSVAEEMGARLQRAAFSPNIKERCDFSCAVFDASGNLVAQAAHIPVHLGAMPLSVQACLESLTLAPGDVAMVNDPYRGGTHLPDLTVVSPVFVEDTSPPTLLGLVANRAHHADIGGMSAGSMPLSQEIFQEGLIIPPVKLMVGHKKNDDIWRMLLANVRTPEERMGDLQAQLAANQIGGERMRAMAERFGAQPLLAEMDALLRYSERMTRQLISTVPNGCYRFEDTLDNDGFTKKPAVIRVAIMIEDDQATVDFSGTDTQRPGSINAVYPVTLSAVAYVFRCVLGLDIPANSGCLRPIQINAPEGTLVNAGRPAAVAAGNVETSQRIVDVLLGALAQACPDRIPAASQGTMNNLTIGGWDQRHNRPFAYYETIGGGMGAGPEYDGGSGRHSHMTNTLNTPVEAVEYAYPFRIARYAFREKSGGSGQHQGGDGIIRTYEFLQPAEVTLLSDRRVINPYGLEGGESGQPGRNRLKQNGEEQDVPGKCSFPVEAGDELTIETPGGGGYGINENLGQLGKRNSTIMENLT, translated from the coding sequence ATGGATGATCCCATTCGCACTGAAATGATGAAGCACCGGTTGGTGTCCGTGGCCGAGGAAATGGGCGCTCGCCTGCAGAGAGCCGCCTTCTCGCCCAATATCAAAGAACGCTGTGATTTTTCCTGTGCGGTGTTTGATGCATCCGGAAATCTGGTCGCGCAAGCGGCGCATATCCCCGTTCATCTTGGAGCCATGCCTTTGTCGGTGCAAGCCTGCCTTGAGTCTTTGACGTTGGCGCCTGGCGATGTGGCCATGGTCAATGATCCCTATCGCGGGGGCACACATCTTCCCGATCTCACGGTGGTGTCGCCCGTATTTGTGGAAGACACCTCTCCTCCCACTCTCTTGGGGTTGGTCGCCAATCGCGCGCACCATGCCGACATTGGGGGAATGTCGGCGGGGTCGATGCCGTTGTCACAGGAAATTTTTCAAGAAGGACTCATTATCCCCCCGGTGAAACTCATGGTGGGCCATAAAAAGAATGATGACATCTGGCGGATGTTATTGGCGAATGTCCGCACTCCGGAGGAACGCATGGGTGACCTCCAGGCTCAATTGGCGGCGAATCAGATTGGAGGTGAACGGATGCGAGCGATGGCTGAACGGTTTGGGGCGCAACCGCTGCTCGCGGAAATGGATGCCCTGCTTCGTTACAGCGAACGTATGACCCGCCAGTTAATCAGCACGGTACCCAATGGCTGCTACCGTTTTGAAGACACTCTGGATAATGATGGATTCACTAAGAAACCTGCCGTCATTCGTGTGGCCATCATGATTGAAGATGATCAGGCCACGGTGGATTTTTCTGGAACCGATACGCAACGGCCTGGTAGCATCAACGCCGTCTATCCGGTTACGTTGTCCGCAGTGGCCTATGTGTTCCGATGTGTGTTGGGTTTGGATATCCCTGCCAATAGCGGATGTTTGCGGCCGATTCAGATCAACGCGCCGGAAGGCACATTGGTCAACGCCGGACGTCCCGCCGCGGTGGCGGCCGGAAATGTCGAAACCTCCCAGCGAATTGTGGATGTTCTCCTGGGAGCCCTGGCGCAAGCCTGTCCTGATCGCATTCCGGCGGCCAGCCAGGGCACAATGAATAATCTCACCATCGGTGGATGGGATCAACGACACAACCGGCCCTTTGCCTATTACGAAACTATCGGCGGAGGGATGGGCGCAGGTCCTGAATATGATGGGGGGAGTGGACGCCACTCACACATGACCAATACCCTGAACACACCGGTGGAAGCGGTTGAGTACGCCTATCCGTTTCGAATTGCGCGCTATGCCTTTCGGGAAAAGTCCGGAGGAAGCGGTCAGCATCAAGGCGGAGACGGAATCATCCGAACGTACGAATTCCTTCAGCCTGCCGAGGTAACCTTGTTGTCCGATCGGCGCGTTATCAACCCTTATGGTTTGGAAGGCGGGGAGTCAGGGCAACCCGGTCGCAACCGCCTGAAGCAAAACGGAGAAGAACAAGACGTTCCTGGAAAATGTTCATTCCCCGTTGAAGCTGGGGATGAACTCACCATCGAAACCCCAGGCGGCGGGGGATATGGAATCAACGAGAATCTCGGACAGTTGGGGAAGAGGAACTCCACAATCATGGAGAACCTTACATGA